Genomic segment of Amphibacillus xylanus NBRC 15112:
TTGATTATCACTTGTTACAACACGTAGTTGAACAACCTCATTATTATCAATTGTCTTTTCAACATATCCGTGAATCAATTCTCCTTTACTTGACTTAAGCTTAACCCAATCACCGACCATTACCTTTTTGTATTCTTGCGGACTCATGTTTTGACACCACCTTTTGTTTGAATTAACTGAATAATATGAATTATCATACATTTAGTTAAATGATATTGTAATCATAAACTTGATTGGTGTCAACAAAATTGTTTTGGTAATATATCTAGATTTTTGGGTTCATTGTCAAATAGTGTTGGTAGGTTATATAATTAGCCGAGAATAAATTTATATTAGCTTTAATAAAGATACAACTTGTTCACCTGCTGTTTTTCACTTATAAATTAAATGGCTGCTTCATATCGTGTTTCTTTTTGCATTTTTTTACTCGAATTTGTTTCTATTACTTTAAACTTGAAGTGAATCATAATTCGTTTCTTGAAATTATAAAAATTACGATAACCGTATGCGACTTTGCTTAGTAACTTAATCTTGTAGTTAATCCCTTCAATTCGACCGTTGTTGTATGTGTGAATAAAACTATTCTGTATATATTGTACAACCGATTTTTGAATAATCGCTGAGTGTATATTCAAATGAAAAAAACCATTCGTCAATTTTAACGAATGGTTTTATATAGTTTACTGCCCCATATCTTTAACTTTCATAATCCGAGTGATGTTAGCACGTTCATTTTCTTCTAGTTTCATTTCGATATAATATATCGTTTCTTTTAGTTCTGGTATCTTTAAATATTCAAGTGCGTTAACACGGCGTCTCGTTTTCTCAATTTCATCAGCCATAAGTTGACAAGTTTTCTCGATCTCAGATAGTTTAAGTAACTTCGGTAAAATTGTCTTAATTCGTTCAATTGCTTGATCT
This window contains:
- a CDS encoding transposase; this encodes MTNGFFHLNIHSAIIQKSVVQYIQNSFIHTYNNGRIEGINYKIKLLSKVAYGYRNFYNFKKRIMIHFKFKVIETNSSKKMQKETRYEAAI